One Drechmeria coniospora strain ARSEF 6962 chromosome 01, whole genome shotgun sequence genomic region harbors:
- a CDS encoding mitochondrial carrier protein produces MPYSEYSKYAQVYGVSSTVFTVVCPTARPARANGNRAHPFRALLRFGDYVGASQKVLANFLHPPFQGPPSPPSTHSAPLIFRTPAGAASREPIPPIHPVDCGLAPPLTRHRRPVRRRADRPRRKQGPDNKAMPLASQLSSTSSFPSAESAESTPSSAVSTTSPPGAGLALDDVVALAPDPAAPRHAPRRPHVLPESNDPARIMKPDDIQVEDRPPYLHSMIAGGIGGSTGDLLMHSLDTVKTRQQGDPNIPTRYPSLGQSYYTIWRQEGIRRGLYGGWIPALSGSFPGTVLFFGTYEWSKRFLIDHGLQHHLAYLSAGFLGDLAASVVYVPSEVLKTRLQLQGRYNNPHFRSGYNYRGTVDAARTIVRTEGASALFYGYKATLYRDLPFSALQFMFWEQFHAWARTYKQSREIGVPLELLTGAAAGGLAGIITCPLDVVKTRLQTQVNPPAEQANRSKEVNAQKRHISTSSPSTHRPKPGAIALETSSVTTGLKVIYRTEGLAGWFRGVGPRGVWTFIQSGCMLFLYQRLLHQLELLSPPDKDHL; encoded by the exons ATgcca tacagtgagTACTCTAAGTACGCCcaagtatacggagtatccAGCACCGTAtttactgtagtt TGCCCAACAGCGAGACCCGCACGGGCCAACGGCAACCGGGCCCACCCCTTCCGCGCGCTGTTGCGATTCGGGGATTATGTCGGAGCATCACAAAAAGTTCTCGCCAACTTCCTCCATCCGCCATTCCAGGGGCCTCCATCACCGCCATCTACCCACTCCGCACCACTCATTTTCCGCACGCCCGCGGGTGCAGCAAGCAGAGAGCCCATCCCCCCCATTCACCCCGTTGATTGCGGCCTTGCTCCTCCTCTCactcgtcaccgccgccccgttcgtcgtcgagcggatCGCCCACGACGCAAACAGGGACCCGACAACAAGGCGATGCCCTTGGCCTCCCAGctctcctcgacctcctccttcCCCTCCGCCGAATCAGCAGAGAgtacgccgtcctcggcggtgTCGACGACATCCCCTCCGGGCGctggcctcgccctcgacgacgtcgtcgccctcgcgccGGATCCAGCGGCCCCTCGCCATGCTCCCAGGCGGCCGCACGTCCTGCCGGAATCCAACGATCCGGCTCGTATCATGAAGCCCGATGATATCCAGGTCGAGGACCGGCCGCCCTACCTCCAC TCGATgatcgccggcggcatcggagGCTCGACGGGTGATTTGCTCATGCACTCCTTGGATACCGTCAAGACGCGGCAGCAAGGCGATCCGAACATACCCACGAGGTACCCTTCTCTCGGGCAGTCGTACTACACAATATGGAGGCAGGAAGGCATCAGGAGAGGCCTGTACGGAGGCTGGATACCTGCCTTGTCGGGCTCATTCCCCGGCACCGTCCTCTTCTTTGGCACGTACGAGTGGAGCAAGAGATTCCTCATCGACCATGGCTTGCAACATCATCTCGCCTATCTGTCTGCCG gcttcctcggcgacctcgccgcTTCCGTCGTCTACGTTCCGTCCGAGGTGCTCAAGACTCGTCTCCAGCTCCAGGGCCGCTACAACAACCCGCACTTCCGCTCCGGCTACAACTAccgcggcaccgtcgacgccgcccgcaCCATCGTCCGCACCGAGGGCGCCTCGGCCCTCTTCTACGGCTACAAGGCCACCCTCTACCGAGACCTGCCCTTCTCGGCCCTTCAGTTCATGTTCTGGGAGCAGTTCCACGCCTGGGCGAGAACGTACAAGCAGAGCCGCGAGATAGGCGtgccgctcgagctgctgacgggcgccgccgccggtggcctGGCCGGCATCATCACGTGCCCGCTCGACGTGGTCAAGACGCGGCTTCAGACCCAGGTCAATCCGCCGGCGGAGCAGGCGAACCGCAGCAAGGAGGTGAACGCGCAGAAGCGCCACAtatcgacctcgtcgccgagcacgcACCGCCCCAAACCGggcgccatcgccctcgagACGTCATCCGTCACCACCGGGCTCAAGGTCATCTACCGCACCGAAGGGCTCGCCGGCTGGTTTCGCGGTGTCGGCCCCCGTGGCGTTTGGACCTTTATCCAGAGCGGCTGCATGCTCTTCCTGTACCAAAGGCTGCTGCACCAGCTGGAGCTGCTCTCGCCGCCCGACAAGGATCATCTGTAA
- a CDS encoding eukaryotic translation initiation factor 2 alpha subunit, producing the protein MSLTNCRFYEEKYPEIDSFVMVNVKQIAEMGAYVKLLEYDNIDGMILLSELSRRRIRSIQKLIRVGRNEVVVVLRVDKEKGYIDLSKRRVSPEDMVKCEERYNKSKTVHLIMRHVAEKTQVPIETLYETIAWPLNRKFGHAIDAFKLSITNPEVWNDITFHSQAVSDELKLYISKRLTPQKTKIRADIEVTCFGYEGIDAVKAALRTAEAGNAAIAESDNSGTEVKVKLVSPPLYVLTSTCLDKSLGISRLQEAIADIRKSIEGAGGNLIVKMEPKAVTESDDAELQALMEKRERENAEVSGDESMSDSDDNIPETI; encoded by the exons ATGTCTCTAACAAACTGTCGCTTCTATGAGGAGAAGTATCCGGAGATTGATAGCTTCGTCATGGTCAACGTGAAGCAG ATCGCCGAGATGGGTGCCTACGTCAAGCTTCTCGAGTACGACAACATCGACGGCATGATTCTCCTCTCCGAACTTTCCCGAAGACGTATTCGATCCATCCAGAAGCTCATTAGGGTCGGGCGCaacgaggtcgtcgtcgtgcttcGTGTCGACAAGGAGAAGG GATACATTGATCTCTCAAAACGACGAGTGTCTCCCGAGGACATGGTCAAGTGCGAGGAGCGATACAACAAGAGCAAGACTGTGCACCTGATCATGCGACACGTTGCCGAGAAGACGCAGGTGCCGATTGAAACCCTCTACGAGACGATTGCTTGGCCTTTGAACCGAAAATTCGGCCACGCCATCGATGCCTTCAAGCTTTCCATCAC AAACCCCGAGGTCTGGAACGACATTACGTTTCACAGCCAGGCTGTATCCGACGAGCTGAAGCTCTACATCAGCAAGCGCCTCACTCCACAGAAGACCAAGATCCGAGCGGACATTGAAGTCACCTGCTTCGGATACGAGGGCATcgatgccgtcaaggccgccctgcgcaccgccgaggcgggcAACGCCGCCATTGCCGAGAGCGACAACTCGGGCACGGAGGTCAAGGTCAAGCTCGTGTCGCCGCCTCTGTACGTGCTCACCAGCACCTGTCTCGACAAGAGCCTGGGCATCTCCCGGCTGCAGGAGGCCATCGCGGACATCCGGAAGAGCATCGAGGGGGCGGGCGGAAACCTGATTGTCAAGATGGAGCCCAAGGCCGTGACGgagagcgacgacgccgagctgcaggCGCTCATGGAGAAGCGAGAGCGCGAGAATGCCGAGGtgagcggcgacgagagcatgagcgacagcgacgacaACATTCCCGAGACCATCTAA
- a CDS encoding N-acetylglucosaminidase produces the protein MRFQLPLSAAILGLASAAGNSSAVTVKVNPLPAPREISWGTTGPKCLSGSLSYHANAGSRSGAASKLVSDGWKRAYSAMKSLQWVPQAIELPIPTFEPFPKSAAGGGVSRRDAGKMPTTAARRGAVLTAVAVDVSDWSCDLQHGVDESYNLTISASSSTIKIAAVTPWGALHAFTTLQQLVISDGRGGLMVEQPVAVKDEPLYPYRGVMIDTARNFISVEKIKEQIDGLALSKMNILHWHITDSQSWPIQIDHYRDLLTRDAYSARETYSPAQVRDIIRYARRRAVRVVPEIDMPGHSASGWQQIDKDIVTCQNSWWSNDDWPLHTAVQPNPGQLDVLNPATYEAVKNVYSELSRRFADDFFHVGGDELQTNCFNFSSRIRHWFAEDPSRTYFDLNQHWLDRAMPIFTSAAVTGKKDRRLIMWEDVFLSTDAGARNVSRNIIMQSWSYGVDNVKKLVRAGFDVIVSSSDFLYLDCGFGGYVTNDARYNVQRNPDPNTPSFNYGGAGGSWCAPYKTWQRIYDYDFAANLTEAEAERVLGAVAPLWSEQVDDTVISGKMWPRAAALAELTWSGNRDPATGLKRTTTFTQRILNFREYLVANGVGATPLLPKYCLQHPHACDLNYNQSALHGK, from the coding sequence ATGCGTTTCCAGCTTCctctctcggccgccatcctcggcctcgccagtGCTGCCGGCAACAGCtcggccgtcaccgtcaaGGTCAATCCCCTGCCCGCGCCTCGGGAGATCTCCTGGGGCACGACGGGCCCCAAGTGTCTCTCCGGCTCGCTCAGCTACCACGCCAACGCGGGAAGCCGTTCGGGTGCCGCGTCCAAGCTCGTCTCCGATGGCTGGAAGCGGGCCTACTCGGCCATGAAGTCCTTGCAGTGGGTGCCCCAGGCCATCGAGCTTCCCATCCCGACGTTCGAGCCCTTCCCAaagtcggccgccggcggcggcgtgagCAGACGAGATGCGGGCAAGATGCCTACGACGGccgctcgtcgaggtgcgGTCctcacggccgtcgccgtcgacgtgtcCGATTGGTCGTGCGACCTGCagcatggcgtcgacgagagctACAACCTCACcatctcggcgtcgtcgtcgaccatcAAGATCGCGGCCGTCACGCCGTGGGGCGCCCTGCACGCCTTCACCACCCTGCAGCAGCTGGTCATctccgacggccgcggcgggctCATGGTCGAgcagcccgtcgccgtcaaggacgagCCCCTGTACCCCTACCGCGGCGTCATGATCGACACGGCGCGAAACTTCATCTCGGTCGAGAAGATCAAGGAGCAGATCGACGGGCTCGCCCTCTCCAAGATGAACATCCTGCACTGGCACATCACCGACAGCCAGTCCTGGCCCATCCAGATCGACCACTATCGAGACCTGCTCACCAGGGACGCCTACTCGGCCCGCGAGACGTACTCGCCCGCGCAGGTGCGGGACATCATCCGCTACGCGCGCCGGCGGGCCGTCCGCGTCGTTCCCGAGATCGACATGCCCGGCCACTCGGCCTCGGGCTGGCAGCAGATCGACAAGGACATCGTCACCTGCCAGAACAGCTGGTGGTCCAACGACGACTGGCCGCTGCACACGGCCGTGCAGCCGAACCCCGGCCAGCTGGACGTGCTCAACCCGGCGACGTACGAGGCCGTCAAGAACGTCTACTCGGAGCTCTCCCGacgcttcgccgacgacttcttccacgtcggcggcgacgagctccagACCAACTGCTTCAACTTTAGCAGCCGCATCCGGCACTGGTTCGCCGAGGACCCGTCGCGCACCTACTTTGACCTGAACCAGCACTGGCTCGACCGCGCCATGCCCATATtcacgtcggccgccgtcacgggcAAGAAGGACCGCCGGCTGATCATGTGGGAGGACGTCTTCCTCTCGACCGACGCCGGTGCCCGCAACGTGTCGAGGAACATCATCATGCAGTCGTGGAGCTACGGCGTCGACAACGTCAAGAAGCTCGTCcgcgccggcttcgacgtcATCGTCTCGAGCTCCGACTTCCTCTACCTCGActgcggcttcggcggctaCGTGACCAACGACGCCCGCTACAACGTGCAGCGGAACCCCGACCCGAACACGCCCTCGTTCAActacggcggcgccggcggctcgtGGTGCGCGCCCTACAAGACGTGGCAGCGCATCTACGACTACGACTTTGCCGCCAACctgaccgaggccgaggccgagcgcgtcctcggcgccgtcgcccccCTCTGGTCCGAGCAGGTGGACGACACCGTCATCAGCGGCAAGATGTGGCCccgggccgccgccctcgccgagctgaCCTGGTCCGGCAACCGGGATCCGGCGACGGGCctgaagaggacgacgacgtttACGCAGCGAATCCTGAATTTCCGGGAGTACCTGGTGGccaacggcgtcggcgcgacgcCGCTGCTGCCCAAGTACTGCCTCCAGCACCCGCACGCGTGCGACTTGAACTACAACCAGAGCGCGCTGCACGGCAAGTag